Below is a genomic region from Scyliorhinus canicula chromosome 2, sScyCan1.1, whole genome shotgun sequence.
AAAACCATGATATAAAAATACATTTGTGTTATTAGTATTCATGGTGGGAGTACATTAATAGAATATATTGAGTAGAATTTACAGTAACAGTCACAGTCAAttatatgtaatatatatatagtaTATAATATCAATCTGATACAGTATTTAAGAAGCAGTGGAACTAAATTCAAAGTGAAGCAGACAAAACACAAATTAACAAGTTTGCAGAAGGCAAGGAAGTGTGAAGGTACTTAAGGATCACACCCTGCTCATCTGTACATCTTAATCATTGTATTGACTTCACAGCATCGAGTGGGGGTCAGGCACACCACAGAAATGGTGATTTTGCTCGTGGTCTGCATTTATATCagtgtgtatgtatgtttgtgtAAAACCAGACAAAGATGGGAATACAAgggccagcacggtggtgcagtggttaacactgctgcctcatggcgccgaggtcccaggttcgatcccggctctgggtcactgtccgtgtggagtttgcacattctccccgtgtttgcatgggtctcacccccacaacccaaagatgtgcagggtaggtggattggccacattaaattgcctcttaattggaaaaatgaattagttactttaaatttactttttaaaaaatgggaatACACAGCATGCCCGTCAAAGTTGGGAATAAAGGAATTAAACCAATTCAGTTTTCAGGTGCAGTCCATGATCAGAAATGAAGTTACGATGAAGGGTTTACACCTCTTCCATGTGCTGATGAGCTTCTCACAATATTTTTTGGGATTATTTCAATTTCCATGTTTACATTTTCTTTGCGTGTATGTGTCCGCGCCTGCACACTGTGCTAGTAGTCCAGAGGAGCAGGCTAATGCTCTCAGGACATGGGTCCAAATCCACCACCAGAGTTGatgtaatttaaattcaatcataaGTCCGGAATATTAATATTATCTTGGGcggaagggcggcacagtggttagcactgctgcctcacggtgctgaggacccaggtttgatcccgaccccgggtcactgtccatgtggaatctccccgtgtctgtgtgggtctcacccccacaacccaaaaaagatgcgcaagataggtagattggccacgctaatttgccccttaatgggaatttttttttcaaaacgcttgtctcagtaatggcgaccatgacaaatatcatcgattgttgtaaaaacctttctgattgactaatgtcctttagtggaGGAAATCTGCAGCATTTATCTGGTCTGGCAACTTGTGAtaccagattcacagcaatgtggttgactcttaactaccctcagtTCGAGGGCAGTCAGGGATAGGTTACAAATGCCAACCTTACtcgtgatgcccacatctcgtaaaatattttaaaaatgtgtaatatatgtggtagcacaagtggatagcactgtggcttcacagcaccagggtcccaggttcgattccccgctgggtcactgtctgtgcggagtctgcacgttctccccgtgtctgcgtgggtttcctccgggtgctccggtttcctcccacagtccaaagacgggcaggttaggtggattggccatgctaaattgcccttagtgaccaaaaaggttaggaggggttattgggttacagggatagggtggaagtgagcgcttaagtgtgtcggtgcagactcgatgggccgaatggtttccttctgcactctatgttctatgtataaaatGCAGACACAGGGTATACATCTAGCAATGATCGGGCTGAAATGCTGACAGCTGCTGTTTATTTTTTCTGGCCCTAGGCTGATGTATGTGCCAGTTGCTAGTTATTCGGATGACCACAGTACAGGTCGGGAACACACAGGTAGAACTGGACGACCAACGTTTACCAATTGTCAAATCAGGAGCTCTGGCCAGCCTTCCACTACCAGTGGCATTAGTTAAAGTTGGCTAATGCAAAACTTTATTTTAATGTGTTGTCACAGGCAGTTCAGCAGGGTCATTTGAAGACAGCTGAAGCTATTCCGTATTTCAGACGAGTCAAAGATCCGTGCACTCATTTGAAAAGAGCAACGAGTCGGATCCCTGGTCGAGCCTGAATGTAAGCCGAAACATCAGTCAGCACAGAGCAAGGCACCAAAATACCCTGCTACCCTAAACTCAAACAGAAGGAACACACAGAGAAGGCAGCCTCTCGGCCTCTGCTACAGGGCAGTCCCAGCAAGGAGATCGCGGACACGACACACAAAGAAACTATCCGCAGAATTGTGTGTGGGGTGCTTTAAACTGGCGTCGTTTGCAGCCGGATCGGATCACAGTTCAGGATGTCAGTCCCGCAGAACAGTAGCTACCGCGCTTCCCAGTTCACAGATATCACAAAACATGTTACTTAACAAACACACTTTCACACTGCATCATTTTACAATGAACTGTTTCACGGTTTGTGAAAAGGCAGCAGCATCTATTGCCAGTGTCCTGGAAACACAGTGCAGCCAGAAAGCAGAGGGAAGCCGGGTTGCTGGGGGAAGAGCAGCTTCTCTGACTGGATAACAATGCCAGGCAGCGGGTTACCAGGTTAATGCAGAATTCCCTCTCTCTGAGTGTCATTATCTGATTAATATCGCATCATTTATTTCAAATACCTTTGCAGCCAGCCTGGTGGCTATGGAGAGTTGGGAAGGGAAGTGAGCCCCGGCTGAAGGTGTTTCCCTGGCGGGAGAGGCTGGATCTGGTGATATGCCATTCATTGGCCGgtgcctctctgtgtccctctctgtcTGCCATCAGGCTGGGGAGACGATGCCGCGGTATCTGTCCCTCAGCCTGACCAGCACGGTGAAGGACACCGGCTTGATGGTCAGTCCGTAAGAGCAGTCGGTGCTCAGCTGCTCCGAAGGGTTGGCCTCGAAGGTGCACTGGTGCACCAGGATGGCGGTGAAGAGGAACATCTGGATCTTGGACAGCTGCTCGCCGATGCACCTGCGCTGGCCCACCGAGAAGATCATCACACTGTTGGTCAGGTCCCTGTTTAAGCTGCCGTCCGGGTTGAGGAACCTGCCCGGGTGGAAGGTGCCAGGCTCCCTCCACTTCTGCTGGTCGTGGTTCACCGACCACTGGTTGATGAAGACCACCGTGTCCTTGGGGATGTGGTAGCCGTTGATGTCCACATGGGCGGTGGTGGCATGGGGGATGGTCATGGGCACGAAGCTGGTGAACCTGAGCATCTCATAGATGAAAGCCTCCAGGTAGGGCAGGCTGGCTTTGTCCTGTAGGCTGGGTAGCCTGTCCCTGCCCACCAccttgtcaatgtcctgctggagCCGCCTCTGCAGCTCGGGGAACTGGATCAGGTGGAAGAGGATCCAGCTGAGGGCTGTGGATGTGGTGTCCTGTCCAGCCCCCAGGATGTCAGTCACTGAGCCCTCTACATGCTCCTTGGTCAggccaccctctgccagctcgcCGTGCTCGATCACATTGATGAAGGCGTCGCTCATGTCCCTGGTGGTGCCCGGCTGGTAGGTGGCTCGGTGCTGGATGATCTTGTCCTTGACAAACTCGAAGAACTCGCGGTTGAGCTGCTTGAAGTCCTGGTAACCGCTCCTGACCGGGTTGGGGAAAGCCTGTAGCCAGGGCATGGCATCTACCAGGCTGCCTGCCCCCACTGTCTGCCCAAACTTGTCATTCCTGCCCAGCAGCTTCCTAAACTCCAGGTCGTCGTGGCTGTAGCGCCGGCCGAAGCACAGGGCACACATCACATTGGCTGTGGCCACCACCAGGTGCCGGGAGGGCTCGAAGTGCGAGCCGGCTGCCCCCAGCTTCAGGAAGACCTGGATCAGCTGGCAAGCCTCGCCACTCACATGCTGCTCGAACAGCTTCTTGGTCTGGCTGTTGGCCGTGGAGAAGGTGTTGACGGTGGAGTGGGCGAGCCGCCGGTGTTTCTGCCACTGGCTGCTGTACCTGCCGAAGGCCATGCTCTTGCCCCCGGACACCAGGCGGAAGGAGGCGAAGTCGGGTCTGCCCGCGAACTGCGCCCGGTGCTGCAGCAGCGCCTGGCGGATGGTCGCCTCTCCGTTCAGCACCACGATGGTGTGGCTGCCCAGGCGGATCTGGAAGAGGTCCCCATAGCGCCGGGCCATCTGCGTGAAGGTCAGGTGGGGCGAGCTGCCCAGCTGCATGGCATTGCCCACCAGCGGCCAGGCGAATGGGCCAGGGGGACTCCTTCCCGGCTgcctcctgcaccccctcagccacCGGCAGCCCTCCAGGCAGAGCAGCAACAGCAGGGACAGTAACAGGGCAGGATGCACCTGCCAGCTCTCAGCCAACCCCAACACACTGCCCATGGCTCAGCACACCTCCCCCTGGCTCCTCTCACTGTCTTCCCCAAATGCCAAATCCTTCCTCTGCAGCCTTCACACTCTGTTTGCCCAGCTCCTCTCCTGCTCGCAAACTTGCTCCAACTTTAATCCCTGTGTTTAAACATCAGGATCAGGCTGTGCACAATTGCTCCTGTCCCCTTTCCAGTGTTGCTCCCTTTGCCTTCTGTCCGGATTGTGTTATTTTGGTTGCAGATTCCCAGTTGTCCTTGAGGTTGCTGCTGGAGCTGCCTTTCCCGGAGCTGGAAGGACAGTTTCTGCTGCCAGTCCCTTCCCGAGCCGGTCACAGTTCCGCTCCCAAGCGCTCTGGGTTCCTGGCGGAGTTTTCCCATTTATAGAAGTGAGGGGGGCGCGGATTCCCCTCCCTTTCAAACTGTCCAACTTCATTCATCCCGTTCGGTGATGTCAAACCAATGGGATTAACCCGGCTCTGGGCTTGAGAAATCCATTCCTGAAAGGCAGGCGGGCAAACTCCCCTTTCTCCCCAACATCAGCGCGATCACTTTTGGTTGTGATcctgcagagagggagagagttcccTCCTCTTAAAGAGGCTACACCAGGGTACCGCCAACTTAAAGCGGCAACAGCGGCTACGGAGCACACACCAGTCCGCTTCGCCCTTAAACAGGTCAAAACAGGGGGGAAATGACCATTTGCCCTATTGTGCAAGATAAAACTGTACAGGGAGCTAGGAACGCCAGACAGCAACATTTAATCCATGTCCTCAATTCGCTGGAGTTAATTCTGGCAAGTCCTTTTTCAGACAAAACATGTACTTACAGAGTGACATTTCACAACTTGGGGATTtattcacagccaattaagtatttttgaagagttgtcactgttgtaatgtaacacacacacacaaaacaaactCCCAACAGCCCTGTGATAAACAACAGTTAATCTGTTTTGGATAAAGGCAGGTCTATTTGAGATGCTGATTGCGGATACATGTTGCCCAGGGCACCGGGTATAATTCCTATGCTCTtcttggtgatggggttgagaggATATAAGTTGAAGGTCTCCTTTGAAAGCCAgtaccaacagtgcagcactgcctgagGACTAAACTGGCTGGTCAACCTGGATGTTTGTGGAGTGGAAATCTGTGTGTCAGCTGTGGTTTAGTTGATAACATTCGAGTTGAAAGGATTCTCCTGGTTTTGAGGACAAAAATCAGGACTGCCACTTCTGTGTAGTATTGaggagtgccacactgttggaagagTTGTCGTTGCCACGAGAAGTTAAATGGAGACCCCATTTGCTTTCTCATGATATAAATGATcctgtggcactattttgaagaaaagtagGGCAGTTGTTCCTGGTGTTCTGGTCCAATTTTTATCCCTCAAATCAAtatcatatcccccactctaccattaactCCCAAACCCTGGGTCAATGGGTGCAGGAGAGCGTGCCAGGAGCTACACCACgcacacctaaaaatgaggtgtcaatctggtgaagctacaacacaggactatatgtgtgccaaacagcagaagcagcaagtgatagacagagctcagcGATTCCACACATGACAGATCAGATTtaagctctacagtcctgccacgtccagccatgaatggtgatggacaattaaacaacacatCGGAGGAGGTTCCACAGATATCACcaacctcaatgatgggggagtccagcacatcagcgctaaagataaggctgaagtatTCACTTTTGGACTGTGCAAAAGGCAAGGTTGAAGCATTcataataatcttcagccagaagtgccgagtggatgattcatctcggtctcctctggaggtccccagcatcacagatgtcagtcttcagccactcAGCCAACTCTGGATCTTATTTGTCAAATtctcttggatcccatgggctcttacctatGACCTCCCCCTTAACATAACCACACTGACTATTCTTGATCaagccctgcctctccaaatgcagattaattctgtcgcTCAGAATTCCTTCCAGTAGCTTCCCCACCATTGAGGTtaaactcactggtctataatttcctaatTTATCCCTTCCttctttcttgaataatggtacaacattggctatcctccagtccttcgGCACCTctgctgtggccagagaggaattgaaaattattgccagcacccctgctatttctttccttgcctcactcaactgcctgggatacatttagaacatagaacatagaacagtacagaacaggcccttcggccctcgatgttgtgccgagcaatgatcaccctactcaaacccacgtatccaccctatacccgtaacccaacaatccccccattaaccttacactacgggcaatttagcatggccaatccacctaacccgcacatctttggactgtgggaggaaaccggagcacccggaggaaacccacgcacacagggggaggacgtgcagactccacacagacagtgacccagccgggaatcgaacctgggaccctggagctgtgaagcatttatgctaaccaccatgctaccgtgctgccccagatttcatctggtcctggagatttatctacttttaagactgccagaccactcagaatctCCTCTCCATCCATGCTAATTTCTTCacttttatcacagtccttctccttGATTTCTATATCCTGCAGCTCCATATataaattaccactgtggtccttaatggaccctactctttccctagttaccgttttacccttaatgtatttGTAATACAGCTTAGAATTCTCCATTATTTTACCTGCCTAGATTCTTTTATGTCtcatttttgctctcctaatttcctttttaagttcccttttgCACATTATATACACCTCGAGGGTTTCTACTGTTTTGAaccctcgatatctgccataagcctccccttTTCTCATTATCCAGTGCTGTATATATCTCGATATCCTGGGTTCACTGGATTGTTGGTCGtatcctttttcttgattggaacatgttggccttgtactctccctatttccttcttgaatgcgtcccattgttctgtcacagatttacctaaaagcgTCTGCTCCCAACTCACTTTggtcaaatcatatctgatcttattaaaaccagccttccccagtttagaactttgatttcaggccaAACCTTGTCCTTTTCCACAGCAATCTTGAATCTCactgagttatgatcactgtctgcaaacattgatacttcaaccacttgcccagctttgTTATCTAAACTTAAGTCCAGGACCGCGCCCTCTCTTGTAGGACCTCCTACGTGCTGGCTTAAAAGGTTCTCCTTGATGCATTTTTAGAATTCTGctccctccagacctttcactCTATGACTACCCTAGTTAATGTTGAGGAAGTTGAAATCCCtcactatcactaccctattacttttacacttctctgaaatttgccgacATACCTGCTGTCATTTTTCTCTTGGGCTGTTAGAAGGCTTATTGAAcaatcccagcaatgtgattgctcctttttaaTGTTTAGTTTCTACCCATAtagcttcatttgaagagccTTCTCAGACATtttccctccttactgctgtaattaaTTCTCTGATCAGAATTGTTAcactcctcctcttttacctcctgttGCCTGAATatcctatatcctggaatattgagttgccaatcttgcccctcTCCCAACCATATCTCAGTGACAGCAAATATAaacccccatgttttaatttgtgccctcaactcatctgccttgttcatcagactccttgcattaaaacaaataccatccaatcttgccaaactccttTGTGACTTAACTGCTCTAGAATATCTATGCCTTCCTGACCCACTTGCTAtctattctaattttttttttaacatagaatttacagtgcagaaggaggccatttggcccatcgagtctgcaccagctcttggaaagagcaccctaccccctgcccaaggtcaacacctccaccttatccccataactcagtaacctcacctacactaagggcaattttggacactaagggcaatttatcatggccaatccacctaacccgcacatctttggactgtgggaggaaaccggagcacccggaggaaacccacgcacacacggggaggatgtgtagactccgcacagacagtgacccaagccggaatcgaacctgggacactggagctgtgaagtgattgtgctatccacgatgctaccatgctgcccatgctaaGTATCTccccctgctgaaccttctctcaggatcctGTCAAGTTTGTTTCaaccttccccaacagcactTGCACACCTCCCTGCAAGGACAGTGGTCCCATTGATAGCACTCTTGTCTCTGCGTCAGAGGTTATGGGCTCAAGTGCTACCCCAGAGACTTGACTGCTAAATATTTGCTGGCCGTTTAGTGTGGGGCTGAAATTAGGACAAAACGTTAAAACCAAAGCCACGCCTGTCCTCTCAGGCATAGGTGAAAGATACCATGGCATTATTCAAAGGAAAGCAGGGAAGTTATATACCCCAACTAACATCACAGGTTTTTGACTTCACACCCAACTTTGGggtgttatttttaaaatttagagtacccaatgggcaagttaacgtggccaatccacctaacctgcacatcttttggttgtgcaggtgaaactcatgcagacacagggagaatgtgcaaactacacacaaatAGTGACACGGagcggggatcgaacccaggtcctcaacaccgtaggcagcagtgctaaccattgagccactgtgccacccgtccTTGGGGGTGTTTATTGTTGTTGCTGGTACAGTCCTAGAGGTAATGAGCACAAAACATCAACAAATAAATTGCTTGCATTGCAGTGATTCCACTGCTGATCAGTTCCTAACCTCAACGGTCTCATtacaatggggagagagtggcaaGCAGCACTGGTTACATCCTCCTAGGAAACCCATGCCAATCAATCTGGGCTGCTGCCACATACTCTCCAGTGGCTGGTTATGCGGCAGCATTGGCAGAGACAAGCAACTAGGCGGTCACCTATTTCCTGAGACAG
It encodes:
- the LOC119956364 gene encoding cytochrome P450 1B1 — protein: MGSVLGLAESWQVHPALLLSLLLLLCLEGCRWLRGCRRQPGRSPPGPFAWPLVGNAMQLGSSPHLTFTQMARRYGDLFQIRLGSHTIVVLNGEATIRQALLQHRAQFAGRPDFASFRLVSGGKSMAFGRYSSQWQKHRRLAHSTVNTFSTANSQTKKLFEQHVSGEACQLIQVFLKLGAAGSHFEPSRHLVVATANVMCALCFGRRYSHDDLEFRKLLGRNDKFGQTVGAGSLVDAMPWLQAFPNPVRSGYQDFKQLNREFFEFVKDKIIQHRATYQPGTTRDMSDAFINVIEHGELAEGGLTKEHVEGSVTDILGAGQDTTSTALSWILFHLIQFPELQRRLQQDIDKVVGRDRLPSLQDKASLPYLEAFIYEMLRFTSFVPMTIPHATTAHVDINGYHIPKDTVVFINQWSVNHDQQKWREPGTFHPGRFLNPDGSLNRDLTNSVMIFSVGQRRCIGEQLSKIQMFLFTAILVHQCTFEANPSEQLSTDCSYGLTIKPVSFTVLVRLRDRYRGIVSPA